Proteins encoded together in one Porites lutea chromosome 2, jaPorLute2.1, whole genome shotgun sequence window:
- the LOC140929081 gene encoding neuronal pentraxin-2-like isoform X1 — protein MRPSKFIRFYLCFAFVFNTVLSTKTNVTGSDGKVVILGDRNEVVVSTAREAKINLVDKGTSKGESMNKGNMKFLTKLHALDKRVKSMEKIERNLRVMNQSVQSLSRTLEKEDQSILKKLKGFDDNRNSSSAEIRRQQDGMNQTISYLSETVAALIESNRKMNKSNAELLAKLISISQRLSSFERHANKYALHFPRKGTSDYAIIRRGMPSLKAVTACLWMKTSDTGNWGTPLHYAVPQVDEELVLYDYRKFVIYVRNSGRRTSVSANDGKWHHICVTWENTAGSWRLYKDGKVEASGKGLETGNMIRPGGALVLGQEQDSVGGRFDARQSFIGELTDVNIWDHVIKDQEINRMSKSCLTGVGNLFQWPDFKSHIKGSVKIIEPSC, from the exons ATGCGGCCTTCAAAGTTTATTCGCTTCtatctttgttttgcttttgttttcaataccGTATTGTCCACTAAAACCAACGTAACAGGTTCTGATGGGAAAGTTGTCATTTTGGGAGATCGTAATGAAGTTGTTGTTTCTACTGCCCGAGAGGCGAAAATTAATCTCGTTGACAAGGGCACATCAAAAGGAGAGTCAATGAACAAAGGAAATATGAAGTTTTTGACCAAACTACATGCCTTGGATAAGCGGGTGAAATCCATGGAGAAGATCGAAAGAAACCTGAGAGTGATGAACCAAAGTGTACAATCTTTGTCCAGAACATTGGAGAAGGAAGATCAATCGATCTTGAAGAAACTCAAGGGCTTCGATGATAATCGAAACTCCTCCAGTGCCGAGATTAGAAGGCAACAGGACGGAATGAACCAAACAATCAGTTATTTGTCCGAAACGGTTGCGGCTCTGATAgaaagcaacagaaaaatgaacaaGTCAAATGCTGAACTACTTGCGAAGTTGATTTCGATCTCTCAGAGATTATCGTCTTTCGAAAGACATG CAAATAAGTACGCTTTGCATTTTCCGCGAAAAGGGACCAGTGATTATGCCATCATAAGGCGAGGAATGCCAAGCCTTAAAGCAGTTACAGCATGTCTCTGGATGAAGACCTCTGATACAGGGAATTGGGGAACACCTCTGCACTATGCCGTACCTCAAGTCGACGAAGAACTTGTTCTTTACGATTACCGAAAGTTTGTGATCTATGTGAGAAACTCTGGCAG GAGAACTTCTGTATCGGCAAACGACGGAAAATGGCATCATATCTGTGTTACATGGGAGAATACCGCTGGATCATGGAGGCTGTATAAAGACGGTAAAGTCGAAGCCAGTGGTAAAGGGCTAGAAACAG GTAACATGATTCGTCCCGGAGGAGCATTGGTGCTGGGCCAAGAGCAAGACTCAGTTGGAGGACGTTTTGATGCCAGACAGTCTTTCATTGGAGAGCTAACAGATGTTAATATCTGGGATCACGTCATAAAAGACCAAGAAATCAACCGCATGTCCAAGTCATGTCTAACCGGAGTGGGGAACTTGTTCCAGTGGCCCGACTTCAAGTCTCACATTAAAGGCTCAGTGAAGATAATAGAGCCTTCTTGTTAG